AGCTGGAAGGAGGTCCAGGAGGAGGCTCAGTGTGGTGTAGAGAAGCCACTGGGGGACTCCCTCCCTTCAACTCCATGTACCACTTTCCAGGCTCACCTCAGCAGAGTAACAGCGGACTGGGATACCAAAGGCTCGGGCCAGGCCAAAATCAGCCAATTTCAACTCCCCATTCTGAGGGGGAGATAACACAAAGAGCACATGGAGAAGGACTTTTAAATGGTTTAGGGcaggctctgcttccttcccctccccctccccccattcctgCTCCCTCAAGGATCCCCCACCCCTGGCTCCAGCTTCTGCATTCGTACTCCCTGATCCCACAGCAATACCCTGTTTATGAGCAGGTTCTGGGGCTTCAGGTCCCTATGCAGCACGTTGCGGCTGTGACAGAATCCCAGGCCTTTCAGTAGCTGGAAGAGGAATGACTGGGGGAaaggtaggggaagagggagtcAGACACACTGTGCCCATGTGACTTGTAGCCAAGCGGAGAAATCTATTCAATtaccgtgtgtgtctgtgtgtgtgtgtgtgtgtgtgtgtagggtcgggtcccctggaactgggtttataggcagttgtgagccacccactgTGAATACTGGGAGGCAGAGTCCTCTGCGAGgacagcaagtgttcctaacaACAGAGCTATCTTTTCGGCTTCTTGTCTAGTTACTTTTGACTCTGCTTTGCAGTCAGTAGGTACTAGAGGTACAACACTAGCCAAGTTGTCCTTGCTCCTCACACCTTTCTGGATTGACAGGTTGGTGGGCCTTCCTGCATTCACAGTCCATGATGGTCTGCCCTGCCTGGCAATTCAGCACATGCACTGTGGCTATCGACACGAATACAAAAGCTACTGTATCACTCAGGGCTTGGTCTCCTAGAAGCCAGGCTAAGGCACTTGCGTGGTCTTGTGCTTAGAACAGTGACTGGTATACAGCAAAATCTTCagcaaatatttaatttgttgatttctctctctctcttttaaagatttactacatcatcatcatcatcatcattattattatgtgtttttttcaagacaaggcttctctgtgtagccttggactttatttttaaattatgtgtgtatgtatgcatgtgtgtatgtatgcatgtgtgtatgtatgcatgtgtgtatgtatgcatgtgtgtatgtatgagtcgGGGACTGGGGAGGTACTGGATCTTTTagatctggagttataggtagctATGAGCCACCTTGGGtcggggctgggaactgaactcacatcATCTGTAAGAGTAAtgtgttaactgctgagccatctctccaatccctttttgttttgcttttgctttgatgtttgagacaaggccctgctatatagctcaggctggtcttgaacttgagatcctcctgcctccaccttctgagtgctaaaGTTAGAAGTACAGGCCACTATGTAGGGCTGGTATTTGTTGAATCCAAGAGGTTATTTTCTCATGTGTCTCATCTCTGGAGTATAAAAGACATCAGTGGAATCAGATACTGTACAAGTCAAAGGAAACCACAGGAAAATGTTCACCAAGACTAGTAGTCCTTCAGGGCACAAACAGGGTTCCTCTGGTACCCCAGGACCCCAACCTGGCACTCATGGAGTGCTGATACTTTATATAGGTACGCCCAGGTTCCACGGATCCCTAGACACGCCTTCCCTCACCTTCACAATCTCAGGGTCCAGGTCACCATTACAGCTGTCAAAATATTTCTTCAGGTCCTAAAGAGAGATGGTGGTGAGGAGAAGAGGACAAAGTTCAACCTTCATCTGGACCCCGATTCCCTCCCATGACCACTACCCCCACAAGCCCCTTTCACCTGATCACAGAACTCAAAAACCAATGTCAGCTTCTTGTCACTATGTAGGACATCATGAAGCCTAGGGAGAATGAAAGGCTTAGCCAGATCCCCAAGTTGGCCTCTAACATTCCAACAGCAGCCCAGTCTGAGGAGGAGGTCCTACCTCCCCCACATACCTCACCTGACAATGTTTTTGTGTTTCAGTTCCTTGAGTAGGCAGATCTCCCGGAGGGCTGAACTTGGCACACCCTACGATATGTAAGGGGGTAGTAATCACAGACTGCCCAAGACGGCTTGATACCCACTCCTCACACCCCAGTCTTACCTCATCGTCATCATCCAGTCTGACACGCTTCAGAGCCACAATCTCATGGGTTTCCCGATTTTTGGCCTTGAATACAGTTCCATAGGTGCCTAGGGTGAGGTCGTGTGGGTGAGGGAGAGGATCCTTCTCAACATTTTTGAGTGTTAAGGGCAAGTTTTCAGGGTGAAGGCCAGATGTGGAGTAATTTTGTGAGTGAGGATGCCAAGGAGAAGGTGCCTAAAAAAGCTCAAGGTTTCAGCTGCAGGGAGAATCTGCCATAAGCtcgggagtggggtggggtggggtgggggtagaggtgggggggTTGGAGAAGTAGCGAGGAGTCATCTAGGAGAGGAATGAAGGCCTACAAAAATGTTAAGGTTGGAGGTTCTGCAATGAGTCGAAGCAGGGGTTCCAAGTGAGGTTTGCAAGCGATGCCGAGGCTAGGGGCCAGAAATGCAGGAAGTATAGCGGTTAGGAAGACTGGTCCATAGACACTGCTAAGGCTAAGAGCAAGAGTTTGCCGCAGATGCTAACACAGGGAGAAGGGTGTCTGCAATGAGTGTAGGGCTCAGCGGCTAGGGCTTTGCCCGGTGCTGAGGTCGGAGCCTGCAGGTATAGCAGACGGTAAGGGAGCTGGGACTGCAAGCAGGGTCTTCAGACAACGACCTTGCAGGAACATCTCGTGGTTCCATTACCTTCCCCAATCTTCTCCAGTTTCTCGTATTTCTGCATCGCAGCGGCCGCGGGGACCCCTGCGGGCCCTGGGTTCTAAGACTCCCGGCCCCGGCGTTGCAGAGGAGGTGGTACCCACCGCTCCAGCCCCGCCCACCAGCTCCCCACGCACGGGCGTCTGGGACTTGTAGTCCCGGGGTGGCCATGTTTCTTAAGAATGCCCGTGGCGGAGGACACGAGGACTACAAAATCCAACATGCCGCGCTCGACTCTCTGCAGCGATCAACTCCCGGGACTCGTTTCCACCGCGGAGGCAAACCTTAAACTTCAACTCCCAGGAAGCAACGCGTGTCCGCTTTTCGGGCGTCTCCGCCAAGGCGCGGAGGCTCCCAGTGTGCCCCGCTCTTGTTATTATTCCTTTTCTGTGCTCACAGCCTTCCAGAAAAGGGCCGCTCCGGGACTACGCGTTCCAGAATacagtgagggtgggggtggggtgctcgCTGCTTGAAGTTTGCGTTTGACGGCCTAGATCCCGGGAGCTGTTGGCCGGGCTCTGACCTGGTTGGGTGTATTGAGTCGCCAGCGACCTCCTGACAGCTTCAGCACTAGTTTTCACCTCTCCCTAGGCCACCATGTGACCCCAGGTTTGATTGGGGGATGATTCTGAGCGATGTCTTACTGCTGATGACCTCACAGGGACCAGCTGACCACAGGGCTGGGCAGCGAGACAGGTGTGCCCCGTTAGAGGCTGGATTTGAGTGGAGGGACACACGCCAGAGACCCCTCTTTCTGTTGGGCCCATTTTATCGTCTTGAAACCCACCGGACTCCAGCGGCTCGATTTTGACATGCCGAGGCCAGCTGACTGGAGCCTGGGTGTCCCCCAGATCCCAGTCTTCAGAACAGGCCCACTGGAGTCAGCCAGGGTGTGGCCCACGAGGACTGGCAGGTCAGTTACTCCCCTCAACAGACAAGACCACAGACAGATGCTACACTTGCAGCAAGCAGCCTTTACCTACTCACCCTATAAAGGAGTTGATTATAGATTTTCTTGCACTGCTCTCTAATTGTCTCATGATTGCATTCTTGAGGGCTGTGAACCGGGCGAAAACGGCCCCAAACAGCATTCCTCAGCGCCGGGACCAGAGTAGGCGCTAACCATTTGTTAATTAACTCACTTAAATCTGAGTAGTTTTGCATAAACAATAGTGTGATTTGTCCACGTGACAGACTGAAGACGCAGAAACTGTATTCTTTATCTGAAATAATTGATAATTTAGTTGAGAAAACAAGATGACACGCAAAGGTCGGCTATGAATAGGGTTCCATTCAGCAGCGGAAGTAGTTCTAGGGAAAGTGAGACGTCCTCAACAAGTTGTCTTGTTTTCCATCAGTTCAGGGTCACGGCCACTCAACTCCAGAGTCATTACCCCTCACATTCGTGTGCAATTGTTTTCTCAGGCAGACACCGCCGCTTTCTTGGAGGCAGTGAGGTTATTTGGGCGGGGCCCCTGATAGACCCTTAACGCCAGAGAATCTGTAGTTCAACTCCCTTAGCCTCAATTTCCTGGCCACACTCCACGCCCTCGATCCTTAACGCGAAGCTGGCTTCTTTCCTCCCAGAGGTGACTAGGAGAAACCCCAAGAGAAGGCGTCCTCGGAGCCTCTCCgggcgtgtgtgtggggggaataGCTGGGGGGCAGCGCCCGCCGTGTCGGGCAGTGCCTGGGAGCGCGCCCCCGCCGTGGAGTCTCAGCGCCCGCTCTCCGCCTCTCAGCAAGCCGCGCCGGGGGCGCGCACGGCGCGCTGCGGGGGGCGCGCACGCAGGAGGCTGGCCTGCCCGCAGCGCGGGGGAAAGTTGAGTTGGGAGAAGTTGGGAGCGGCGGGGGCGCGCCCCAGGGTGGGCACCGGGAAATCGTCGGGAGCGCGCGAGGGTTCCGGAGGATCAGGG
The Acomys russatus chromosome 10, mAcoRus1.1, whole genome shotgun sequence genome window above contains:
- the Cdk5 gene encoding cyclin-dependent kinase 5; this translates as MQKYEKLEKIGEGTYGTVFKAKNRETHEIVALKRVRLDDDDEGVPSSALREICLLKELKHKNIVRLHDVLHSDKKLTLVFEFCDQDLKKYFDSCNGDLDPEIVKSFLFQLLKGLGFCHSRNVLHRDLKPQNLLINRNGELKLADFGLARAFGIPVRCYSAEVVTLWYRPPDVLFGAKLYSTSIDMWSAGCIFAELANAGRPLFPGNDVDDQLKRIFRLLGTPTEEQWPAMTKLPDYKPYPMYPATTSLVNVVPKLNATGRDLLQNLLKCNPVQRISAEEALQHPYFSDFCPP